GCGCACCGATCCGGACGGCGCCCAGCAGCTGATCGTGCACGCTCGGGCACGGGGGCTGGCCCTGCGCATCGAGCTGCGGCTCGAGGCCTCGGGTCTGGTGCGCCTGCGGCACGAACTGACCAACCAGGCGACGGTGGGCTATCGGCTCGACCGGCTGCTCGCCGTCCTGCCGGTGCCCGATCAGGCGGGCGAGCTGCTCGACCTGACCGGCCGGTGGTGTCGTGAGCGCAGCCCGCAGCGCCTCGACCTGGGGTACGGCACCTGGAGCCGCGAATCCCGTCGCGGCCGCACCGGGCATGATGCGCCGTTGCTGTTGACTTGTGGCACACCGGGTTTCGGTTTTCGCCACGGTGAGGTGTGGGCGGTGCACGTCGCCTGGAGCGGCAATCACGTGCACTACGCCGAGCGGCTACCCGAGGGCGCCGGATCTCATGCCGGGCCGGTGCTCGGCGGCGGCGAGCTGCTCGATTCGGGCGAGATCGAGCTGGCGCCGGGCGAGAGTCACGCCAGCCCGTGGGTGGTCTTCAGCTACTCCGGCGACGGCCTGGACGGCGCGAGCGCGCGGATCCACAGCTGGCTGCGGTCGCGGGCGCAGCACCCGCATGCGCCGATCCGCCCCCGCCCGCTGGTGCTGAACACCTGGGAGGCGGTCTATTTCGATCACGATCTCGACCGGCTGACCGAGCTCGCGCGGGTGGCGGCGGCCGTCGGGGTCGAGCGGTTCGTGCTGGACGACGGCTGGTTCGGTGGCCGCCGCACCGATCGGGCGGGTCTGGGGGACTGGTATGTCTCACCCGAGGTCTGGCCGCAGGGGCTGAAGCCGCTGGCGGACGTCGTCCGGGGGTTCGGCATGGACTTCGGGCTGTGGTTCGAGCCCGAGATGGTCAACCTCGACTCCGACGTGGCGCGCGCCCACCCCGACTGGCTGCTCGGTCCCGGCCCGGCGCAGGGTGTCGAGGTGGCGCGCGCCTGGCGGCATCAGCACCTGCTGAACCTCGCGGTCCCGGGGGCGTATGCCTACCTGCTGGAACGGCTCGACGCCCTGGTGGGCGAGATCGGCATCGCCTTCATCAAGTGGGACCACAACCGTGACCTGCACGAGATGCCCACGCACGCCCAGACCGCCGCGCTCTACCGGCTGCTGGACGATCTGCGCGCCCGCCACCCCGGCCTCGAGATCGAGTCGTGTTCCTCGGGCGGCGCCCGGGTGGACCTCGGTGTGCTGGAACACACTGATCGGGTGTGGGCCTCGGACACCAACGACGCCCTCGAGCGGCAACAGATCCAGCGCTGGACGACGCTGCTGCTGCCGCCGGAGCTGATCGGTTCGCACATCGGTGGCCCGGTGTCGCACACCACCGGGCGGACCGCCGACCTGTCGATGCGGGCGATCACGGCGCTGTTCGCCCATGCCGGCATCGAGTGGGACATCACGCAGTGCACCCCGGCCGAGCTGGAGCAGATCGCGTCGTGGGCCGCGTTGTACAAGGAGGTCCGCACCCTGCTGCACACCGGAATCGTGGTGCGCGCGGACGAGGTGGGTGCCGGCGGCGGCAGGTCCGACGATCCGGAATGCCTGCTGCACGGTGTCGTCGCCGCGGACGGGCGCGAGGCGCTCTTCGCCTACGTACGGCTGCGCACCTCGGTCTCGGCCAACGCCGGCCGGCTGCGGCTGCCCGGGCTCGACCCGACGCGGCGTTACCGGGTACGCCGCCGGGACGAGGCGGGGCCGGCCCGGGGTCAGGTTCTCCGTCAGCCCGACTGGTGGCAGTCCGGGAAGGCCGAGGCGACGGGCGCGGTGCTCGCCGCCATCGGGCTGCCCGCCCCGGTGCTGCACCCGTCCCAGGCGGTGCTGCTGCACCTCACGGCCGGGTGACGGCGCTCTGGGTCACCAAATCATGATCACATTGAAGATCACGATGAAGGATTTCGTCACGTTGGCGGTTGTGGAGTCCTCAACGTGATCTTTGATTGTGACGCGTTTCTGCAACGTGATCTTCAATGTGATCGTGAACGGTGCAGCGGTCAGCCGTCGTGGGACAGCACGTGCCGCCGGAACGCCTCTGCCGAGGGCAACAACCGTCGCTCGGCTGACCAGAGCAGGGTGATGGTGCGTCGCGCCCCGGCGTCCGCCAGGGGTACCGGGGTGGCGCCGTCGGACCCCGTCCGCCCGGGTTCGGCGCCCATGGCCGGCATCACCGCCACACCCAACCCGGCAGCCACGAAGCCGCGCAGCGTGGCCAAGTCGTCGGCCACGAACGCGACGTGGGGGTCGATGCCGGCGTCTCGGCACAACTCGTCGGCCTGAACCCGAAGGGTGCGCTGCGGGGGCAGGACGACGAACGGCTCGGCGGCGGCCTCGCGCAGCCACACCTCGGGGCGCCGAGCGAAGGCGTGGCCCGGCGGGACGATCAGCACCAGTGGTTCGGAGAACAGTCGCCGCGACGTCACCGCCGGATGGTGTGGGCGACGCGAGGTCAGCTCGAGGTCGACCGCTCCCTCGGCGATCGGGGTAGAGCCCAGGGTGCCGTCCGAGCGGGTCAGCTGAAAGGTGACCCGGGGCTGCGCCACGCGGAACGAGGCCACCAGCTCGGGCACCAGCCATGAGCCCAGCGACGGCTGGAACGACAGCCGTACGGTGCCGGTGGCGGGGTCGAG
The nucleotide sequence above comes from Kineosporiaceae bacterium. Encoded proteins:
- a CDS encoding alpha-galactosidase, which produces RTDPDGAQQLIVHARARGLALRIELRLEASGLVRLRHELTNQATVGYRLDRLLAVLPVPDQAGELLDLTGRWCRERSPQRLDLGYGTWSRESRRGRTGHDAPLLLTCGTPGFGFRHGEVWAVHVAWSGNHVHYAERLPEGAGSHAGPVLGGGELLDSGEIELAPGESHASPWVVFSYSGDGLDGASARIHSWLRSRAQHPHAPIRPRPLVLNTWEAVYFDHDLDRLTELARVAAAVGVERFVLDDGWFGGRRTDRAGLGDWYVSPEVWPQGLKPLADVVRGFGMDFGLWFEPEMVNLDSDVARAHPDWLLGPGPAQGVEVARAWRHQHLLNLAVPGAYAYLLERLDALVGEIGIAFIKWDHNRDLHEMPTHAQTAALYRLLDDLRARHPGLEIESCSSGGARVDLGVLEHTDRVWASDTNDALERQQIQRWTTLLLPPELIGSHIGGPVSHTTGRTADLSMRAITALFAHAGIEWDITQCTPAELEQIASWAALYKEVRTLLHTGIVVRADEVGAGGGRSDDPECLLHGVVAADGREALFAYVRLRTSVSANAGRLRLPGLDPTRRYRVRRRDEAGPARGQVLRQPDWWQSGKAEATGAVLAAIGLPAPVLHPSQAVLLHLTAG
- a CDS encoding LysR family transcriptional regulator; the protein is METEVLRWFQQVADGHTVTEVSEIYRISQPSVSRALARLEVELGTPLLRKSGRLLRLTHAGATFKRHVDALIHSLDDGVAAVEQLLDPATGTVRLSFQPSLGSWLVPELVASFRVAQPRVTFQLTRSDGTLGSTPIAEGAVDLELTSRRPHHPAVTSRRLFSEPLVLIVPPGHAFARRPEVWLREAAAEPFVVLPPQRTLRVQADELCRDAGIDPHVAFVADDLATLRGFVAAGLGVAVMPAMGAEPGRTGSDGATPVPLADAGARRTITLLWSAERRLLPSAEAFRRHVLSHDG